In Sorghum bicolor cultivar BTx623 chromosome 8, Sorghum_bicolor_NCBIv3, whole genome shotgun sequence, one genomic interval encodes:
- the LOC8076660 gene encoding protein ROOT HAIR DEFECTIVE 3 homolog 1, which produces MEESDAAEGVAVQLIDGEGEFAAEGAERFMAAAGVAGCGLSYAVVAIMGPQSSGKSTLLNQLFGTNFREMDAFRGRSQTTKGIWIARCVGVEPCTVVLDLEGTDGRERGEDDTAFEKQSSLFALAISDIVLINMWCHDIGREQAANKPLLKTVFQVMMRLFSPRKTTLLFVIRDKTRTPLEHLEPVLREDIQKIWNSVAKPEAHKDTPISEFFNVQVTALSSFEEKEDQFREQVQQLRQRFSNSIAPGGLAGDRRGVVPASGFLFSSQQIWKVIRENKDLDLPAHKVMVATVRCDEIANEKFGCITTDTEWLDVESAVQSGPVPGFGKKLGNIVDVHLQEYDKEAIYFDEAVRKGKREHLESRILNLVQPAFQKMLTHLRMKALEKFKTGLNSSLESGKGFAVSARDNTECSLKDFEQGCADAIIKQANWDCSKMLEKVRRDIEDHALSIRESKLSELTTHAKEKLRKALAEPVESLFDAADQTTWQSIRNVYKRETEAILPEFLKTLCGFEMEYGPAEEMVSKLRDYARSVVESKAKDESSKVLIHMKERFTTVFSHDKDSIPRVWTGKEDVRAIAKEARSAALKLLSVMAAIRWDDEPDSIESILTSTLLEGSVVSKIAHAASADPLASTTWEEIPPKYTMITPSQCKSLWKQFKSETEFTITQAVSTQQAHRRGNSKLPPPWAIVAIAILGFNEIMVLLRNPIYLFLLFVGYLMFKALAVQLDVSREFQNGVVPGIISVSAKLLPTIQNLVNNVAAEQQAEHQHPHPHPHPQAADPPQPQMQPPPLLLSPRSPMSELRRLHMPSSPRKVASPVPSSSSSSSAVSSPRHTGEDQKPRPGVGGAENPSTVADSIV; this is translated from the exons ATGGAGGAGAGCGACGCGGCGGAGGGGGTGGCGGTGCAGCTGATCGACGGCGAGGGCGAGTTCGCGGCCGAGGGGGCCGAGCGGTTCATGGCGGCCGCGGGCGTCGCCGGGTGCGGGCTCTCCTACGCCGTCGTCGCCATCATGGGGCCACAGAGCAGCG GAAAGAGTACCTTGTTGAACCAACTATTTGGAACCAATTTCAGGGAGATGGATGCATTCAGGGGAAG GAGTCAAACTACTAAAGGTATCTGGATAGCACGCTGTGTTGGTGTTGAGCCTTGTACTGTTGTATTGGATCTGGAGGGTACTGAtggaagagagagaggagag GATGATACTGCATTTGAGAAGCAAAGTTCGTTATTTGCTCTTGCAATTTCGGATATAGTTCTTATTAACAT gTGGTGCCATGATATTGGCCGTGAGCAAGCTGCAAATAAACCACTTCTAAAGACAGTATTTCAG GTCATGATGCGTTTGTTTAGTCCTCGGAAGACAACACTACTATTTGTTATACGTGATAAAACCAGG ACTCCACTTGAACATCTAGAACCAGTTCTAAGGGAGGATATTCAAAAG ATATGGAACTCTGTTGCCAAGCCAGAGGCACACAAAGACACCCCTATCAGTGAATTTTTCAAT GTGCAAGTTACTGCATTGTCCAGTTTTGAAGAAAAAGAGGACCAGTTTAGAGAACAG GTTCAACAACTTAGGCAGAGATTTTCAAATTCAATTGCACCAGGAGGTCTTGCAGGTGATAGAAGAGGAGTTGTTCCCGCTTCAGGttttttgtttagttcacaacaGATTTGGAAAGTCATCCGAGAGAATAAGGATCTTGATCTTCCTGCTCACAAG GTAATGGTTGCTACAGTTCGGTGTGATGAAATTGCAAACGAGAAGTTTGGATGCATAACCACGGACACA GAATGGTTAGATGTGGAGAGTGCTGTCCAATCTGGTCCAGTACCTGGTTTTGGAAAAAAACTTGGCAATATCGTGGACGTTCACTTGCAAGA GTATGACAAAGAAGCTATCTATTTTGATGAAGCTGTTAGGAAAGGAAAACGAGAGCATTTGGAGTCCAGAATACTGAAT CTTGTCCAACCTGCATTCCAGAAAATGTTGACTCATCTGCGCATGAAGGCTCTAGAAAAATTTAAAACTGGTCTTAATTCATCTTTGGAGAGTGGAAAAGGATTCGCGGTATCTGCTCGAGACAATACTGAATGCTCTCTCAAAGACTTTGAACAAGGCTGTGCAG ATGCTATAATCAAACAGGCGAACTGGGACTGCTCTAAAATGCTAGAGAAAGTTCGGCGTGATATTGAAGACCATGCACTTTCAATTCGTGAAAGCAAGCTATCAGAATTGACAACCCATGCTAAG GAGAAACTAAGAAAAGCACTTGCTGAACCTGTGGAGTCTCTATTTGACGCTGCAGACCAAACAACCTGGCAATCAATAAGAAATGTTTACAAACGCGAGACAGAGGCCATCCTACCGGAGTTTCTGAAAACCCTTTGTGGGTTTGAAATGGAATATGGTCCAGCAGAAGAAATGGTATCCAAATTAAGGGATTATGCCCGGAGTGTTGTGGAAAGTAAAGCTAAAGATGAATCTAGCAAAGTATTGATCCATATGAAGGAGAG GTTCACAACAGTGTTTAGCCATGACAAGGATTCAATTCCAAGGGTCTGGACAGGAAAGGAAGATGTTCGTGCAATAGCAAAGGAAGCTCGATCTGCG GCTCTCAAACTTTTGTCTGTAATGGCGGCCATTCGCTGGGATGACGAGCCAGATAGTATTGAAAGCATCCTCACTTCAACACTTCTGGAAGGCTCTGTTGTATCAAAAATTGCACATGCTGCTTCTGCTGATCCACTTGCTTCTACCACTTGGGAAGAG ATTCCTCCAAAGTATACAATGATTACTCCTTCTCAGTGCAAGTCACTGTGGAAGCAATTTAAATCAGAAACTGAGTTCACGATTACACAAGCAGTATCTACACAG CAAGCTCACAGGCGTGGTAATAGTAAACTGCCTCCTCCTTGGGCAATTGTGGCCATCGCTATTCTTGGTTTCAATGAGATCATGGTGCTTCTTAG GAATCCCATTTATCTGTTCTTGCTATTTGTGGGCTACTTGATGTTCAAAGCTTTGGCGGTGCAGCTAGATGTCAGCAGAGAATTCCAAAATGGGGTG GTTCCTGGGATAATCTCTGTGTCAGCGAAGCTCCTACCGACGATACAGAACCTGGTGAACAATGTGGCAGCCGAGCAGCAAGCCGAGCACCAGCACCCGCACCCTCACCCTCACCCACAGGCCGCAGACCCCCCACAGCCACAGatgcagccgccgccgctgctcctGAGCCCGAGAAGCCCCATGAGCGAGCTTCGGAGGCTGCACATGCCGTCAAGCCCGCGGAAGGTGGCATCCCCGGTGccatcctcgtcgtcgtcgtcatctgcCGTATCGTCCCCTAGGCACACTGGCGAGGATCAGAAGCCAAGACCAGGGGTAGGGGGAGCTGAGAACCCGTCTACCGTCGCTGACTCGATAGTGTGA
- the LOC8070118 gene encoding serine/threonine-protein kinase Nek2: protein MDQYEVLEQIGKGAFGSALLVRHKVEKKKYVLKKIRLARQTDRTRRSAHQEMQLIATVRNPFIVEYKDSWVEKGCYVCIVIGYCEGGDMAEAIKRANGNHFSEEKLCKWLVQLLMALDYLHANHILHRDVKCSNIFIARDQSIRLGDFGLAKILTSDDLASSVVGTPSYMCPELLADIPYGTKSDIWSLGCCIYEMTALRPAFKAFDMQALISKITKSIVSPLPTRYSGSFRGLIKSMLRKSPEHRPSAAELLKHPHLQPYVLQVQLKSSPSRNMSPIYQALTDKVKKMTFPGDITDSVRRRVARRNSLGNERTVTFCKPSPERNSISSTRSIKEYTTTQSVKELSVDSSQIDDEVTSKAIITKTSGILRTPKSTPAKTLTTRNRLDPPKTSYTRTNHAELTSRTPLNKSARTARRASLPLPTYRAPNSRTASILDQLDSPDVSVNAPRIDRIAEFPLASSEDPLAPMNNNLSSAPGHGHGHGSCFTPPSINRSITKDKYTVQVLHTGDGDNVSDSSGRNATAASSRGSNDSRQQRFDTSSYQQRAEALEGLLEFSAQLLQQERYEELNILLKPFGPEKASPRETAIWLTKSFKETAS, encoded by the exons ATGGATCAGTATGAGGTGTTGGAGCAGATTGGCAAAGGAGCATTTGGTTCTGCGCTTTTGGTGAGGCACAAGGTCGAGAAGAAGAA GTATGTGCTCAAGAAGATACGCCTCGCACGGCAAACCGACCGCACACGCCGGTCTGCCCACCAGGAG ATGCAGCTCATCGCGACAGTCCGGAATCCATTCATTGTGGAGTACAAAGATTCATGGGTGGAAAAG GGTTGCTACGTTTGCATTGTTATTGGTTACTGTGAGGGAGGAGACAT GGCTGAGGCTATCAAAAGAGCCAATGGAAACCATTTTTCTGAGGAG aAACTTTGCAAGTGGCTTGTGCAACTTCTCATGGCTCTTGATTATCTGCATGCTAATCACATTCTTCATCGAGATGTGAAG TGCTCCAATATATTTATTGCCAGAGATCAAAGCATACGCCTTG GTGACTTTGGTCTTGCAAAGATATTGACTTCAGATGATCTTGCGTCTTCT GTGGTAGGAACACCAAGTTATATGTGCCCAGAACTTCTTGCTGATATACCATATGGCACTAAATCTGATATTTGGTCTCTAG GATGTTGTATTTATGAAATGACTGCTCTCAGGCCTGCGTTTAAAGCTTTT GACATGCAAGCTCTTATTAGCAAGATCACAAAGTCGATAGTATCGCCATTGCCCACGAGATATTCTGGTTCCTT TAGGGGACTTATCAAGAGCATGCTACGGAAAAGTCCAGAACACCGACCAAGT GCTGCAGAACTGCTAAAGCATCCACATCTTCAGCCTTATGTGCTTCAGGTCCAGTTAAAGTCCAGTCCTTCTCGCAACATGTCTCCAATCTATCAAGCTCTGACAGACAAAGTTAAGAAGATGACATTTCCTGGTGATATAACTGATTCTGTGAGAAGAAGGGTGGCAAGAAGGAACTCTCTGGGGAATGAGAGGACTGTAACATTCTGCAAACCCTCTCCTGAGCGGAACTCTATTAGCTCTACACGGAGCATCAAAGAATATACAACTACCCAGAGTGTCAAAGAGCTATCTGTTGACAGCAGTCAAATTGATGACGAGGTCACAAGTAAAGCCATTATAACAAAGACATCGGGCATTCTAAGGACTCCCAAGAGTACTCCAGCCAAGACATTGACAACTAGAAATCGGTTGGATCCTCCAAAAACATCATATACCAGAACAAACCATGCTGAG TTGACCTCAAGAACACCTCTGAACAAAAGTGCTCGGACAGCAAGAAGAGCATCGCTCCCACTGCCAACATACAGAGCACCCAACAGCCGCACTGCTAGCATCCTCGACCAGCTGGACTCCCCAGACGTGTCCGTCAACGCGCCTCGGATCGACAGGATCGCAGAATTCCCTCTAGCTTCATCCGAGGACCCCCTGGCTCCCATGAACAACAACCTCTCTTCAGCTCcaggccacggccacggccacggctcGTGCTTCACGCCTCCCTCCATCAACCGGTCCATCACAAAGGACAAGTACACGGTGCAGGTGCTGCACACGGGCGACGGGGACAACGTGAGCGACTCGTCGGGGCGCAACGCCACCGCCGCGTCGAGCAGAGGGTCCAACGACTCGAGGCAGCAGCGGTTCGACACCTCGTCATACCAGCAGCGCGCCGAGGCCCTGGAGGGCCTGCTGGAGTTCAGCGCACAGCTGCTGCAGCAGGAGCGGTACGAGGAGCTGAACATCCTGCTGAAGCCGTTCGGGCCCGAGAAGGCGTCGCCGAGGGAGACCGCCATCTGGCTCACCAAGAGCTTCAAGGAGACGGCGTCATAG